One window of Mediterraneibacter gnavus ATCC 29149 genomic DNA carries:
- the fabF gene encoding beta-ketoacyl-ACP synthase II, translated as MKRRVVVTGLGAVTPVGNTVEEFWSSVREGKVGIGPITKFDTSEYKVKLAAEVKGFSAKERMDFKAAKRMEPFAQYAVAAAKEAFEDAKIDMSQENPYRAGVIVGSGIGSLQAVETNYEKILQKGPSRVNPLMVPLMISNMAAGNVSIQLGFKGKCTSVVTACASGTHCIGDGFRAIAYGDLDLCVAGGAESCICPSGVAGFTALTALSDSEDPEKASIPFDKDRNGFVLGEGAGIVMLEELEHAKKRGARIYAEVVGYGATGDAYHITSPAENGEGAGMAMKLAMEEAGAQPEQIDYINAHGTSTHHNDLYETRAIRYALGAAADQVVVNSTKSIIGHLLGAAGGVEFVTCVKSIQDGFIHQTMGTKETEEECSLDYAIGAPVEKEITYALTNSLGFGGHNASLLLKKYEG; from the coding sequence ATGAAAAGAAGAGTGGTAGTGACCGGGCTTGGAGCAGTGACACCTGTGGGAAACACAGTGGAGGAGTTCTGGAGCAGTGTGCGTGAAGGAAAGGTGGGAATCGGTCCCATCACAAAGTTTGATACTTCGGAATACAAGGTAAAACTGGCGGCAGAGGTGAAAGGATTTTCGGCAAAAGAGCGGATGGATTTCAAAGCAGCGAAGCGAATGGAGCCGTTCGCTCAGTATGCAGTAGCCGCGGCAAAGGAAGCCTTTGAAGATGCGAAAATTGATATGAGCCAGGAGAACCCGTATCGGGCGGGGGTGATCGTTGGTTCAGGAATCGGAAGCCTTCAGGCTGTGGAGACAAATTACGAAAAAATTCTGCAGAAAGGGCCATCCAGAGTGAATCCTCTGATGGTTCCGCTGATGATTTCCAATATGGCAGCAGGAAATGTTTCCATTCAGCTGGGATTCAAAGGAAAATGTACCAGTGTTGTGACAGCATGCGCATCAGGAACCCACTGTATCGGAGACGGATTTCGTGCGATTGCATATGGAGATCTGGATCTCTGCGTGGCAGGAGGGGCAGAAAGCTGTATCTGCCCAAGCGGCGTGGCAGGATTTACGGCGCTGACCGCGCTTTCGGATTCTGAGGATCCAGAGAAAGCCTCCATTCCTTTTGACAAAGACAGAAATGGATTTGTGTTAGGGGAGGGAGCAGGGATCGTAATGCTGGAAGAACTGGAGCATGCGAAAAAGCGGGGAGCCAGAATTTATGCAGAAGTTGTCGGATACGGGGCAACGGGAGATGCGTACCATATTACGTCTCCGGCAGAAAACGGAGAGGGAGCCGGGATGGCGATGAAGCTTGCGATGGAAGAGGCAGGCGCACAGCCGGAGCAGATCGATTACATCAATGCACATGGAACGAGTACCCATCACAATGATCTGTATGAGACAAGAGCAATCCGGTATGCACTGGGAGCAGCGGCAGATCAGGTTGTTGTCAATTCTACGAAATCGATTATCGGACATCTTCTGGGAGCAGCCGGCGGGGTGGAATTTGTTACATGCGTGAAAAGTATCCAGGATGGATTCATCCACCAGACCATGGGAACCAAAGAGACAGAGGAAGAGTGCAGTCTGGATTATGCAATCGGCGCACCGGTTGAAAAAGAGATCACATATGCGCTGACGAATTCTCTCGGGTTTGGAGGACACAATGCGTCACTGTTGCTGAAAAAATATGAAGGGTAG
- a CDS encoding MATE family efflux transporter yields the protein MNSIQKENPLGYEKLPRLLKSFAVPSIIAMLVSSLYNIVDQVFIGQGVGYLGNAATNVAFPLTTISLAIALLIGIGSASLFSLNLGAGKKEDAAQVVGTAFTMMLVFGVIYAVLIEIFLVPLLTAFGATAEIMPYAKEYTRITAIGMPFLIVNNGMSNLARADGSPKFSMTCMLIGAIINTILDPVFIFIFKLGVAGAAWATIIGQIVSCLVAVSYLKRFRNVELKAHYFRLHRKLCLKIASLGMSNSLNQVALTFVQIVLNNSLTYYGALSPYGKEIPLAACGIVMKTNAILLAVIIGISQGSQPIIGFNYGAKQYDRVRGVYKLAIQCNLVISLIGFLLFQLCPRQIISLFGTGDALYFEFAVKFMRIFLFMVLLNGVQLLSSNFFAAIGKPVKGMLLSLTRQVFFLIPLLFILPLFLGIDGIMYAGPVADAIAFLTSVFLISREMKKMKLAEIAK from the coding sequence ATGAATTCGATACAAAAAGAAAATCCGCTGGGTTATGAAAAACTGCCAAGGCTGCTGAAATCTTTTGCAGTCCCAAGCATTATCGCAATGCTTGTCAGTTCTTTGTATAACATCGTAGACCAGGTATTTATCGGCCAGGGAGTCGGCTATCTCGGTAATGCAGCTACTAATGTTGCGTTTCCTCTGACCACCATCTCTCTTGCCATCGCACTTCTGATCGGCATCGGAAGTGCTTCACTGTTTTCCCTGAATCTGGGAGCCGGCAAAAAAGAGGACGCCGCGCAGGTCGTAGGGACTGCATTTACAATGATGCTTGTCTTTGGTGTGATCTACGCCGTACTGATCGAGATTTTTCTCGTTCCGCTGCTCACCGCATTCGGTGCAACAGCCGAAATCATGCCATATGCCAAAGAATACACCCGGATCACCGCAATCGGTATGCCGTTTCTGATTGTCAACAATGGGATGAGCAACCTCGCCCGGGCAGACGGAAGTCCGAAATTTTCCATGACCTGTATGCTGATCGGTGCGATCATCAACACCATACTGGATCCGGTCTTTATTTTTATCTTTAAACTGGGAGTTGCAGGTGCTGCGTGGGCAACGATCATCGGACAGATTGTATCCTGTCTGGTTGCCGTCAGCTATTTAAAGCGATTCCGAAATGTGGAACTAAAAGCGCATTATTTCCGGCTTCACAGAAAGCTTTGTTTAAAAATCGCTTCCCTCGGCATGAGCAACAGTTTAAATCAGGTAGCGCTCACATTTGTACAGATCGTACTGAATAATTCACTGACCTATTATGGAGCACTTTCTCCTTACGGAAAAGAAATCCCGCTGGCAGCTTGTGGAATTGTTATGAAAACAAATGCGATCCTGCTGGCAGTCATCATCGGGATCTCTCAGGGCTCCCAGCCAATCATCGGGTTCAACTACGGTGCAAAACAGTATGATCGTGTCCGCGGCGTTTATAAACTGGCAATTCAGTGTAATCTGGTCATATCTCTGATTGGATTTCTTTTGTTCCAGCTGTGTCCACGCCAGATTATCTCCCTGTTCGGAACGGGAGATGCTCTTTATTTTGAGTTTGCCGTCAAATTTATGCGGATTTTCCTGTTTATGGTCCTCTTAAACGGCGTACAGTTATTATCATCCAATTTCTTTGCCGCAATCGGAAAACCAGTCAAAGGAATGCTGCTCTCCCTCACCCGTCAGGTTTTCTTCCTGATACCGCTGCTTTTCATTCTTCCGCTGTTTTTGGGAATCGACGGAATTATGTATGCGGGACCGGTAGCTGATGCCATTGCGTTCCTTACTTCTGTGTTCTTGATTTCACGCGAAATGAAGAAGATGAAACTGGCAGAAATAGCTAAATAA
- a CDS encoding J domain-containing protein has translation MTDPYHVLGVSQDASDEEIKKAYRALSRKYHPDANINNPLKEEAEVKFKEVQQAYQQIMDERSRGYSSGAGSSAGYGGWYQNQQRTDAGDENSQYLRAAANYIQSGHYTEALNVLNSIKERGALWYFYSASANSGVGNNVTALEHAKEAVRLEPQNMQYQMLLQRLQGGGGWYQQRQSMYGYPSSVGGDWCMKLCIANMMCNLCCGGSGLCCGGYSGGGYGGYI, from the coding sequence ATGACAGATCCATATCATGTGTTGGGAGTATCACAAGATGCTTCTGACGAAGAAATCAAAAAGGCGTACCGGGCACTGAGCAGAAAGTATCATCCGGATGCCAATATTAATAATCCGCTGAAAGAAGAAGCGGAAGTGAAGTTTAAAGAAGTACAGCAGGCATATCAGCAGATCATGGATGAGCGTTCCCGTGGATATTCCTCCGGAGCGGGAAGCAGTGCGGGATATGGCGGCTGGTATCAGAATCAGCAGAGAACAGATGCCGGGGATGAGAACAGCCAGTACTTAAGAGCGGCTGCAAACTATATTCAGAGCGGACATTATACGGAGGCGCTCAATGTATTAAACAGTATCAAAGAGCGTGGAGCGCTGTGGTATTTCTACAGTGCATCGGCGAACTCCGGTGTGGGCAATAACGTGACGGCGCTGGAACATGCAAAAGAAGCAGTCCGGCTGGAGCCGCAGAACATGCAGTATCAGATGCTTCTGCAGCGGCTGCAGGGCGGCGGAGGCTGGTATCAGCAGAGACAGAGTATGTATGGATATCCAAGTTCTGTAGGCGGAGACTGGTGTATGAAGCTGTGTATTGCAAATATGATGTGCAATCTGTGCTGCGGCGGAAGCGGCTTGTGCTGTGGAGGTTACAGCGGCGGAGGATACGGCGGCTATATTTAG
- a CDS encoding beta-ketoacyl-ACP synthase III, producing the protein MTGRICGTGSYVPARIVENDELANLVDTNDAWIRERTGIARRHLAENETTSYMAAEAAKRALAQSDIPAEDVDLILVATSTPENVFPCTACEVQREIHAEHAAGFDLNAACSGFLFALQTAQAYIQAGIYRTVLVIGVDSMSHMVDWSDRSTCILFGDGAGAVVLRESKEGLFVQAAHSDGAKGDVLTGCSRHRKNWDHPDEAKAAYIQMDGQSVFKFAVRRVPEIVEELLEKAQIQKEEISYFFLHQANRRIIEAAAKRTGVDISRFPMNLQEYGNTSAASIPILLDEWNKKGLLKKGDKLVLAGFGAGLSWAGSLLEW; encoded by the coding sequence ATGACAGGAAGAATATGCGGAACCGGCTCCTATGTGCCGGCCAGAATTGTAGAAAATGACGAGCTGGCAAATCTGGTGGATACGAATGACGCCTGGATTCGCGAGCGGACGGGAATTGCAAGAAGACATCTTGCAGAGAATGAGACGACTTCGTATATGGCGGCAGAGGCGGCGAAAAGAGCACTTGCACAGTCAGACATCCCGGCGGAGGATGTGGATCTGATCCTGGTGGCAACCTCCACACCCGAGAACGTTTTTCCATGCACGGCATGTGAGGTACAAAGAGAGATTCATGCAGAGCATGCGGCGGGATTTGATCTGAATGCGGCGTGCAGTGGATTTTTGTTTGCGCTTCAGACTGCACAGGCGTACATTCAGGCAGGAATTTACAGGACAGTGCTGGTGATCGGTGTGGACAGTATGTCACATATGGTGGACTGGAGTGACAGAAGTACCTGCATTTTGTTCGGGGACGGGGCCGGAGCTGTGGTGCTTCGCGAATCGAAGGAAGGTCTGTTTGTGCAGGCTGCGCATTCGGACGGCGCAAAAGGAGATGTTCTGACAGGATGCAGCCGGCACAGAAAAAACTGGGATCATCCGGATGAAGCAAAGGCAGCGTACATTCAGATGGACGGACAAAGCGTATTTAAATTTGCAGTCAGGAGGGTGCCGGAAATTGTGGAAGAGCTGCTTGAAAAAGCCCAGATCCAAAAAGAAGAAATTTCGTATTTCTTTTTACATCAGGCGAACAGAAGGATCATTGAGGCTGCGGCAAAGCGGACCGGAGTGGATATTTCGAGATTTCCCATGAACCTGCAGGAATACGGAAACACCTCAGCGGCAAGTATTCCCATTCTTCTGGATGAGTGGAACAAAAAAGGATTGCTCAAAAAGGGAGATAAGCTGGTGCTTGCCGGATTTGGAGCAGGACTTTCCTGGGCGGGAAGTCTATTGGAATGGTAA
- a CDS encoding acyl carrier protein, with translation MLEKIKEITAESLGADAGTITEETSFKEDLGADSLDLFEMVMAFEEAFEVEIPSEDLEQIQTVGDVVKYLEAHK, from the coding sequence ATGTTAGAAAAAATCAAAGAAATTACAGCAGAATCATTAGGAGCAGACGCAGGAACAATTACAGAGGAGACATCCTTTAAAGAAGATCTGGGAGCAGATTCTCTGGATCTGTTTGAAATGGTGATGGCGTTTGAAGAAGCATTTGAGGTAGAGATTCCGTCGGAAGATCTGGAGCAGATTCAGACAGTAGGAGACGTTGTAAAATATCTGGAAGCACACAAATAG
- the fabD gene encoding ACP S-malonyltransferase, whose protein sequence is MSKIAFMFPGQGAQTAGMGKDFYEHSEIARNIIDRSSGLLKLDMKSLCFEENENLHQTEYTQAALVTVCMAMEQVLREAGVKPDVTAGLSLGEYCAIASAGGMQIEDAILAVRKRGILMQNAVPDGKGAMAAVLGLDAEKIEAAIAGIEGVSIANYNCPGQIVITGWKESVEQAGAVLKDAGAKRVLPLNVSGPFHSPMLQEAAGQLKEVLDQIECSPLQIPYVTNVTGRYVSDIEETKELLIQQIAAPVRWQQSVEEMIRQGVDTFVEIGPGRTLSGFLRKINRDVKVYQVSTWEDIEKAGKELC, encoded by the coding sequence ATGAGTAAAATAGCATTTATGTTTCCCGGACAGGGAGCGCAGACAGCCGGAATGGGAAAAGATTTTTACGAACATAGCGAGATTGCGAGAAATATCATTGACCGATCATCCGGGCTTCTGAAGCTGGATATGAAATCCTTGTGTTTTGAGGAAAATGAAAATCTTCATCAGACGGAATATACCCAGGCAGCACTTGTTACGGTCTGTATGGCAATGGAGCAGGTGCTGCGTGAAGCCGGTGTGAAGCCGGATGTAACAGCAGGGTTGAGTCTGGGAGAATATTGTGCCATTGCTTCGGCAGGAGGGATGCAGATCGAGGATGCGATCCTGGCAGTTCGAAAGAGAGGCATTTTGATGCAGAACGCCGTTCCGGATGGAAAAGGCGCGATGGCTGCGGTACTTGGCCTGGATGCCGAAAAGATTGAAGCCGCGATCGCTGGAATTGAAGGAGTGAGTATTGCAAACTATAACTGCCCGGGGCAGATTGTGATCACCGGATGGAAAGAAAGTGTAGAGCAGGCAGGGGCAGTTTTAAAGGATGCAGGAGCAAAACGGGTACTTCCGTTAAACGTCAGTGGTCCATTTCATTCTCCGATGTTACAGGAAGCGGCAGGACAGTTAAAAGAGGTACTGGATCAGATTGAATGTTCACCACTTCAGATCCCGTATGTGACGAATGTGACCGGGCGGTATGTTTCGGATATCGAGGAAACAAAAGAATTGCTTATACAGCAGATCGCAGCACCGGTTCGCTGGCAGCAGAGTGTGGAAGAGATGATTAGACAGGGTGTGGATACCTTTGTAGAGATTGGACCAGGACGTACGTTATCCGGATTTTTACGGAAGATCAACCGTGATGTGAAGGTATATCAGGTTTCCACATGGGAAGATATTGAGAAAGCAGGAAAAGAATTATGTTAG
- the fabK gene encoding enoyl-[acyl-carrier-protein] reductase FabK, with protein sequence MKTKITTLLGIESPVVQGGMAWVAESHLAAAVSNAGGLGIIGAASAPAEWVRAQIQEVKRRTDKPFGVNIMLISPYAKEVAELVAEEKVPVVTTGAGSPEKYMSLWKEAGIKVIPVVASVALAKRMERCGADALVAEGTEAGGHIGENTTMVLVPQVVDAVNVPVIAAGGIADGRGMAAAFMLGAEGVQIGTRFVASREAQVHENYKNCIIKARDIDSRVTGRSTGHPVRALRNQMTKIYLEKEQAGVPFEELELLTLGGLRKAVVDGDVTNGSVMAGQSAAMVKEILSCEEIIQNLTEQAEKLLKGVSKHE encoded by the coding sequence ATGAAGACAAAGATTACCACACTTTTGGGGATTGAATCTCCTGTTGTACAGGGAGGTATGGCCTGGGTTGCGGAGAGTCATCTGGCAGCGGCAGTTTCTAATGCCGGAGGGCTTGGGATCATCGGAGCAGCCAGTGCGCCTGCCGAGTGGGTGCGCGCTCAGATTCAGGAAGTGAAAAGAAGAACCGACAAGCCGTTTGGCGTCAATATTATGCTGATAAGCCCTTATGCGAAAGAAGTGGCAGAGCTGGTGGCAGAAGAAAAAGTTCCGGTTGTGACAACGGGAGCGGGTTCGCCGGAAAAATATATGAGTCTCTGGAAAGAGGCTGGAATCAAAGTGATTCCGGTGGTTGCGTCTGTTGCCCTTGCGAAGCGGATGGAGCGGTGCGGAGCAGATGCACTGGTGGCAGAAGGCACAGAAGCAGGCGGGCATATCGGCGAGAATACGACCATGGTGCTGGTACCTCAGGTAGTCGATGCGGTGAATGTACCGGTCATTGCGGCCGGTGGAATTGCAGACGGACGGGGGATGGCCGCGGCATTCATGCTGGGAGCAGAAGGGGTACAGATTGGTACCAGGTTTGTGGCATCCAGAGAAGCACAGGTTCACGAAAACTATAAAAACTGTATTATAAAAGCCAGAGATATTGATTCCAGAGTCACCGGACGAAGCACTGGGCATCCGGTTCGTGCGCTTCGCAATCAGATGACAAAAATATACCTGGAAAAAGAACAGGCGGGGGTTCCGTTTGAAGAACTGGAGCTTTTGACGCTGGGGGGGCTTAGAAAAGCGGTTGTGGACGGAGATGTGACAAATGGAAGTGTGATGGCAGGCCAGTCTGCGGCAATGGTAAAAGAGATACTTTCCTGTGAGGAGATCATACAGAATCTCACCGAGCAGGCAGAAAAATTGTTAAAAGGAGTTTCCAAGCATGAGTAA
- a CDS encoding beta-galactosidase small subunit has translation MDSRNKLRIVFGDVTVGIHGEDFHYIFSKQTGGMESLVKAGKEWLYRTPYPTFWRATTDNDRGNGFPLRSGMWLGADQFRKCIGFRLLADGEAVENHNAPENNVYSNQEYVQEAVLTYTYETITVPATTVDVSYTVHADGKIHVLAHYHGKEGLPELPVFGMRFIMPTKAVGYCYEGLSGETYPDRMAGGIYGRYEVEGLPVTPYLVPQECGMHMETECVTVYRKDTLNNSDTSEETFGLTFRACGEKFGFSCLPYTSEELENATHQEELPLPRRTVVCICGSVRGVGGIDSWGSDVEDPYRISAQKDIVYEFVIE, from the coding sequence ATGGACTCCAGAAATAAACTTAGAATCGTCTTCGGAGATGTGACGGTTGGAATTCATGGGGAGGATTTTCATTATATTTTCTCAAAACAGACAGGGGGAATGGAATCCCTTGTAAAAGCAGGAAAGGAATGGCTGTATCGAACTCCGTATCCCACATTCTGGAGAGCGACTACGGATAATGACAGAGGAAACGGATTCCCTTTAAGATCAGGAATGTGGCTGGGGGCAGATCAGTTTCGAAAGTGTATCGGTTTCCGGCTTTTGGCAGATGGAGAAGCGGTAGAAAATCACAATGCTCCGGAAAATAATGTGTACAGCAATCAGGAATATGTACAGGAGGCGGTGCTTACATATACCTATGAAACCATCACAGTTCCTGCGACTACAGTGGATGTAAGCTATACAGTCCATGCAGATGGGAAAATACATGTTTTGGCTCATTATCATGGAAAAGAAGGACTGCCGGAACTGCCGGTATTTGGAATGCGGTTTATTATGCCGACAAAGGCAGTCGGATATTGCTATGAGGGTCTGTCAGGAGAAACATATCCGGACAGAATGGCGGGAGGAATTTATGGAAGATATGAAGTGGAAGGTCTTCCGGTCACGCCATATCTGGTTCCCCAGGAATGCGGGATGCATATGGAGACAGAATGTGTTACGGTATATCGAAAGGATACGCTGAATAATTCGGATACGTCAGAAGAAACATTCGGCCTTACGTTTCGTGCATGCGGCGAAAAGTTTGGATTTTCCTGTCTCCCATATACGTCAGAAGAGTTGGAAAATGCAACGCATCAGGAAGAACTTCCATTGCCGCGGAGAACCGTAGTCTGCATCTGCGGATCAGTACGTGGAGTAGGTGGTATTGACAGTTGGGGCAGTGATGTGGAAGATCCGTATCGCATCAGTGCACAAAAGGATATTGTCTATGAGTTTGTGATAGAATAG
- a CDS encoding DUF3955 domain-containing protein codes for MNLISIAIGGIFLCFGISCIFLKAVSVEYIDTQGILHENFFLLPVGFLCLFCGFITFLTIGIRNIFCRIKKKFCS; via the coding sequence ATGAATCTAATTTCTATTGCCATTGGCGGAATCTTCCTTTGCTTTGGAATCTCCTGTATTTTTCTAAAAGCTGTGTCAGTAGAATATATTGATACACAGGGGATTTTACATGAAAACTTTTTCTTACTGCCTGTTGGATTTTTATGTTTATTCTGCGGTTTTATCACATTTCTTACAATCGGCATAAGAAATATCTTCTGCAGAATAAAAAAGAAATTTTGTTCTTAG
- the fabG gene encoding 3-oxoacyl-[acyl-carrier-protein] reductase, with protein MLEQKVAVVTGASRGIGRAIAEKLAEEGVFVVINYRGNEEQAKQVQQTIKEQGGNAGIYGCDVSDFSACEAFFKDVIETYGRLDILVNNAGITRDGLLMKMTESDYDAVLQTNLKGTFNGIRFASRQMLRQKSGRIINISSVSGILGNAGQANYSASKAGVIGLTRSAARELASRGITVNAVAPGFIKTEMTEVLSEQVQNHAKSQIPLGSFGNPEDVAEAVWFLASDKAGYITGQVLNVDGGMAM; from the coding sequence ATGTTAGAACAGAAAGTGGCGGTCGTAACAGGAGCTTCCCGTGGAATAGGAAGAGCAATTGCAGAAAAACTGGCAGAAGAGGGCGTTTTTGTTGTCATCAATTACCGTGGCAATGAAGAACAGGCAAAACAGGTGCAGCAAACAATTAAAGAACAAGGGGGAAATGCAGGAATCTATGGATGTGATGTTTCTGATTTTTCTGCCTGTGAAGCATTTTTTAAAGATGTGATAGAAACTTATGGAAGACTGGATATTCTGGTTAACAATGCAGGGATCACGCGAGACGGACTGCTCATGAAAATGACGGAATCCGATTATGATGCGGTACTTCAGACGAATTTAAAGGGAACCTTTAACGGAATCCGGTTTGCATCCAGGCAGATGCTTCGTCAGAAGTCAGGGCGGATCATCAATATTTCTTCGGTATCCGGTATTCTGGGAAATGCAGGGCAGGCAAACTACAGTGCGTCCAAAGCAGGTGTGATTGGGCTGACCAGATCTGCGGCAAGAGAACTCGCATCCAGAGGAATTACAGTCAATGCAGTGGCTCCAGGATTTATCAAAACAGAAATGACAGAAGTTCTTTCTGAACAGGTGCAGAATCATGCAAAAAGTCAGATTCCGCTGGGGAGTTTTGGAAATCCGGAAGATGTGGCAGAAGCGGTCTGGTTTCTTGCATCAGACAAAGCAGGATATATCACCGGACAGGTATTGAATGTGGATGGCGGTATGGCAATGTAG